A region from the Perca fluviatilis chromosome 16, GENO_Pfluv_1.0, whole genome shotgun sequence genome encodes:
- the taf1 gene encoding transcription initiation factor TFIID subunit 1 isoform X7, translated as MSDSDSDEDQDRPFSLTGFLFGNINEDGQLEDDSVLDNESKKHLAGLGSLGLGSLITEITANEEGDQDESRDSGSVDAEGWVKSTDDAVDYSDISEVAEDETKKYRQAMGSLQPSRKTDDEDDYDADCEDIDSKLMPPPPPPSLPTAAKKEEPSSPSTNVGEEGDGIILPSIIAPSSTADKVDFSSSSDSESETDRPCQGLGSGGPPDSLNLPLAGIMQKDAAKALPGVTQLFPEFRPGRVLRFLRLFGPGKNMPSVWRSARRKKKRKHRDPQPGTPPPEGEPTEQSQEKKSGWLYEFAPPPPPEQCLSDDEITMMAPVESKFSQTCGDGDKEAESRPKVAEWRYGPAQLWYDMLGVSEDGSNFNYGLKLKEHQSSEPQQQDTPKEITEAAHEFLRREADDNDNNDDEDKELSALENELFLMVTQLKWEDDIIWNGEDIKHKGTKTQRASLAGWLPSSMTRNANAYNAQQGLTRSNSQLVPPTPPPMPKVSSISGSKREKNSHENQSFQEEDSPWFSIFPIDSEELVYGRWEDNIIWDDQEMEHMLMPPVLTLDPNDENIILEIPNEKEEMTSHSPSKENKKETAIKKSRILLGKTGVIKDEPQQNMSQPEQKDPWNLSNDEFYYPKQQGLRGTFGGNIIQHSIPALELRQPFFPTHMGPMKLRQFHRPSLKKYSFGSLAQPGPHAVQPLLKHIKKKAKMREQERQASGGGDMFFMRTPQDLTGKDGDLILAEYSEEYPPLIMQVGLATKIKNYYKRKPGKDPGAPDCKYGETVYCHTSPFLGSLHPGQLLQAFENNLFRAPIYLHKMPETDFLVLRTRHGYYIRELVDIVVVGQQCPLFEVPGPNSKRANTHIRDFLQVFIYRLFWKSKDRPRRIRMEDIKKAFPSHSESSIRKRLKLCADFKRTGMDSNWWVLKPDFRLPTEEEIRAMVSPEQCCAYYSMLVAEQRLKDAGYGEKSFFAPEEENEEDFQMKIDDEVRTAPWNTTRAFISAMKGKCLLEVTGVADPTGCGEGFSYVKVPNKPTQQKDDKEPQPAKKTVTGTDADLRRLSLKNAKQLLRKFGVPEEEIKKLSRWEVIDVVRTMSTEQARSGEGPMSKFARGSRFSVAEHQERYKEECQRIFDLQNKVLESTEVLSTDTDSSSAEDSDFEEMGKNIENMLQNKKTSSQLSREREEQERKELQRMLMGEESDRDHKGRKERRKGLSSSLSTSSHKDDDTSSVTSLNSSATGRRLKIYRTFRDEDGKEYVRCETVRKASVIDAYTRIRTTKDDEFIRKFALFDEQHREEMRKERRRIQEQLRRLKRNQEKDKIKGPPEKKAKKVKERPDLKLKCGACGAIGHMRTNKFCPLYYQTNAPPSNPVAMTEEQEEELEKTVIHNDNEELIKVEGTKIVLGKQLIESADEVRRKSLVLKFPKQQLPPKKKRRVGNAVHCDYLNKPHKAIHRRRTDPMVTLSSVLESIINDMRDHPNTYPFHTPVNAKVVKDYYKIITRPMDLQTLRENVRKRLYPSREEFREAVEVIVKNSATYNGAKHPITQVAQSMLDLCDAKLKEQEDRLVRLEKAINPLLDDDDQVAFSFILDNIVTQKMMVVPDSWPFHHPVNKKFVPDYYKVIVSPMDLENIRKNISKHKYQNRDAFLSDVSLIHANSIKYNGPDSPYTKTALDIVNVCKQTLAEYDEHLTQLEKDISTAKEAALDAADLESLDPLTPGPYTPQGRHGRRPGEEESDVDIEGFEEEDDGKPKTPAPAEDADRDLEDEDDEEDMLLPPRRRVHDQEEEEEEEEEDGLSNRPAQASVLYQDLLMSDGEDDASEEEGDNPFSSIQLSESGSDSDRELDVRPAPPRRAQETARMGMEQDESMMSYEGDGPDGPPMEDSNVSYGSYEETESRSHMQPSSMGNGEDYGISEEEEEDEEDEARRRGPAVLSQVQLSEDEESEEFRSIGGDSDMDSDN; from the exons ATGTCGGACTCAGACAGTGATGAGGATCAAGATCGCCCTTTCTCTCTTACTGGATTCCTCTTCGGAAACATCAATGAAGATGGACAGCTAGAGGATGACAGTGTTCTGGACAAT GAGTCCAAAAAGCATTTGGCTGGTTTGGGTAGTCTGGGTCTGGGCTCACTCATTACAGAGATCACTGCCAATGAGGAGGGTGATCAAGATGAAAGCAGAGACTCTGGTAGTGTGGATGCAGAAG GTTGGGTGAAAAGCACGGATGATGCAGTTGATTATTCTGACATTAGTGAGGTTGCTGAGGATGAGACAAAAAAGTACCGTCAGGCCATGGGGTCTTTGCAGCCCAGCAGGAAAACAG ATGACGAGGATGACTATGATGCTGACTGCGAGGATATTGATTCTAAGCTTATGCCTCCTCCGCCACCGCCAAGTCTTCCTACAGCTGCTAAGAAAGAGGAACCCTCCTCTCCGAGCACAAATG TTGGGGAAGAGGGGGATGGCATCATCCTGCCCTCCATCATCGCGCCATCCTCTACGGCTGATAAGGTTGACTTCAGCAGCTCCTCGGACTCTGAGTCAGAAACTGACCGTCCCTGCCAGGGTTTGGGGTCTGGAGGCCCCCCAGATAGTCTCAACCTCCCTCTTGCTGGCATCATGCAGAAAGATGCTGCCAAAGCGCTGCCAGGTGTCACACAGCTCTTCCCAGAGTTTAGGCCTGGAAGG GTGCTTAGGTTCTTACGACTGTTTGGTCCTGGAAAGAACATGCCATCCGTTTGGAGGAGTGCCCGCAGGAAGAAGAAGCGGAAGCACAGAGACCCTCAGCCTGGGACACCACCTCCAGAAGGAGAGCCCACAGAGCAAAGCCAGGAGAAGAAGTCTGGATGGCTTTACGAGTTCGCACCCCCTCCACCACCAGAGCAGTGTCTCTCTGATGATGAG ATAACCATGATGGCCCCAGTAGAATCTAAGTTCTCACAAACTTGTGGTGATGGGGACAAGGAGGCAGAGTCTCGACCTAAAGTAGCAGAATGGAGATATGGTCCAGCCCAGCTCTGGTACGACATGCTAGGTGTCTCTGAGGATGGAAGCAACTTCAACTACGGCTTAAAACTAAAAGAACACCAGAGCAGTGAGCCTCAGCAGCAGGACACGCCAAAAGAAATAACAGAGGCTGCACATGAG TTTCTGAGGCGGGAGGCCGATGacaatgataataatgatgatgaagatAAGGAGTTATCAGCCCTTGAGAATGAGCTCTTCCTGATGGTCACTCAACTGAAATGGGAGGACGATATCATCTGGAATGGGGAGGACATAAAACACAAGGGCACAAAGACTCAGCGAGCCAGCCTGGCAGGATGGCTGCCCTCTAGCATGACCCGCAATGCCAACGCTTATAACGCCCAGCAGG GTCTAACAAGAAGTAATTCCCAGTTGGTGCCACCTACGCCTCCCCCCATGCCCAAAGTTTCTTCAATCTCTGGCTCTAAGCGTGAAAAAAACAGCCATGAAAATCAAT CCTTTCAGGAAGAAGACTCTCCCTGGTTCTCCATTTTCCCCATTGACAGTGAGGAGTTAGTGTATGGACGCTGGGAAGATAACATAATCTGGGATGACCAGGAGATGGAACACATGCTCATGCCACCTGTTCTTACACTGGATCCCAATGATGAAAATATCATCCTAG AAATCCCTAATGAAAAGGAGGAGATGACTTCCCACTCCCCATCAAAAGAGAATAAGAAGGAAACAGCAATCAAAAAGAGCCGCATCCTGCTGGGGAAAACTGGGGTGATAAAAGATGAGCCACAGCAG AACATGTCCCAGCCTGAACAAAAGGACCCCTGGAACCTCTCCAATGATGAGTTCTACTATCCTAAACAGCAGGGCCTGAGGGGGACTTTCGGTGGCAACATCATTCAG CACTCCATCCCCGCACTGGAGCTAAGGCAGCCCTTCTTCCCCACTCACATGGGGCCCATGAAGCTGCGCCAGTTTCATCGACCGTCTCTGAAGAAGTACTCATTTGGATCTTTGGCTCAGCCCGGTCCCCATGCTGTTCAACCACTGCTCAAACACATTAAGAAAAAGGCCAAG atGCGAGAGCAGGAGCGACAGGCTTCAGGAGGAGGGGACATGTTCTTCATGCGAACCCCACAGGATTTGACGGGTAAAGATGGAGATCTGATCCTGGCCGAGTACAGTGAAGAATACCCCCCTCTCATCATGCAAGTCGGCTTGGCCACTAAGATCAAAAACTACTACAAAAGG AAACCTGGAAAAGATCCTGGAGCACCCGACTGTAAATATGGAGAGACTGTGTACTGCCACACATCCCCTTTCCTGGGTTCTCTTCATCCTGGACAGCTGCTCCAG gcCTTTGAAAACAACCTTTTCCGTGCTCCAATCTACCTGCACAAGATGCCAGAGACTGATTTCTTGGTTCTGCGAACACGACACGGCTACTACATTAGAGAGCTTGTAGACATAGTTGTAGTTGGTCAGCAGTGCCCCTTATTTGAGGTTCCAGGGCCCAACTCTAAACGAGCCAATACTCACATCAGAGACTTCTTACAG GTGTTCATTTACCGCTTGTTCTGGAAGAGCAAGGATCGGCCCAGGAGAATCCGCATGGAGGATATAAAGAAAGCTTTTCCCTCACACTCAGAGAGCAGCATCAGAAAACGACTAAAACTCTGTGCTGACTTCAAACGTACAG GGATGGACTCTAACTGGTGGGTGCTTAAGCCTGACTTCCGATTGCCTACAGAGGAGGAGATCAGGGCCATGGTGTCTCCAGAGCAGTGCTGTGCTTACTATAGCATGCTGGTGGCAGAGCAGAGACTCAAG GATGCTGGATATGGTGAGAAATCCTTCTTTGCTCCAGAGGAGGAGAACGAAGAGGACTTTCAAATGAAGATTGATGATGAG GTGCGGACAGCCCCTTGGAACACAACAAGAGCCTTCATTTCTGCCATGAAGGGGAAATGCCTGTTGGAAGTTACAGGCGTGGCTGATCCTACAGGCTGTGGAGAGGGTTTCTCCTACGTCAAAGTGCCCAACAAACCCACTCAACAGAAG gatGACAAAGAGCCGCAGCCTGCCAAAAAGACAGTGACGGGGACAGACGCTGACCTGAGAAGACTCTCACTGAAGAATGCCAAGCAGCTGCTGCGCAAGTTTGGCGTTCCAGAGGAAGAG aTCAAGAAGCTCTCACGCTGGGAGGTGATTGACGTGGTGAGAACCATGTCCACAGAGCAGGCGCGTTCAGGTGAGGGACCCATGAGCAAGTTTGCCAGAGGCTCTCGTTTCTCCGTTGCGGAACACCAGGAGCGCTACAAGGAAGAGTGCCAGAGGATCTTTGACCTGCAGAACAA AGTGTTAGAGTCGACAGAGGTGCTctccacagacacagacagcagcTCGGCGGAGGACAGTGACTTTGAGGAGATGGGGAAGAACATTGAGAACATGCTTCAGAACAAGAAGACCAGCTCCCAGCTTTCCCGCGAGagggaggagcaggagaggaaggaaCTGCAGAGGATGCTAATGGGCGAGGAGAGCGACCGTGACCACAAGGGACGCAAGGAGCGACGCAAAGGCTTGT CCAGCTCCTTATCCACCAGTTCACACAAGGACGATGACACTTCCTCCGTCACCAGCCTAAACTCCTCGGCCACAGGACGGCGTCTCAAAATCTATCGCACCTTCAGGGATGAGGACGGCAAGGAATATGTTCGCTGCGAGACAGTTCGCAAGGCTTCTGTCATTGACGCCTACACCAGGATCCGAACCACCAAGGATGATGAATTCAT ACGAAAGTTTGCCCTCTTCGATGAGCAGCACAGAGAGGAGATGAGGAAGGAGCGCCGGCGTATTCAGGAGCAGCTGAGGAGGCTGAAGAGAAACCAAGAGAAAGACAAGATCAAGGGACCTCCAGAGAAGAAGGCCAAGAAGGTCAAAGAGAGACCAGACCTCAAG TTAAAGTGCGGAGCATGTGGAGCCATTGGACACATGAGGACCAACAAGTTTTGCCCGCTGTACTATCAGACCAACGCCCCACCTTCTAACCCAGTTGCCATGacagaggagcaggaggaggagctggaAAAGACCGTCATCCACAACGACAATGAGGAACTGATCAAGGTGGAGGGCACCAAAATTGTGTTGGGCAAACAACTCATTGAAAG TGCTGATGAAGTGCGCAGAAAGTCTTTAGTGCTCAAGTTCCCCAAGCAACAGCTCCCACCAAAGAAGAAGAGACGCGTAGGCAATGCTGTGCACTGTGACTACCTCAAT AAACCACACAAGGCCATCCACCGCAGACGCACGGACCCCATGGTGACCTTGTCTTCTGTGCTAGAGAGCATCATCAATGACATGCGGGATCACCCTAAT ACATATCCATTCCACACACCAGTAAATGCTAAGGTTGTGAAGGACTACTATAAGATCATCACACGGCCCATGGACCTGCAGACGCTAAGGGAGAATGTACGTAAGCGACTGTACCCATCCAGGGAGGAGTTCCGTGAAGCAGTGGAGGTTATCGTCAAAAACAGCGCCACCTACAATG GGGCAAAACATCCAATAACACAGGTAGCACAGTCCATGCTGGACCTGTGTGATGCTAAACTGAAAGA GCAGGAGGACAGGCTGGTAAGGCTGGAGAAAGCCATCAACCCCTTGCTGGATGATGATGATCAGGTGGCCTTCTCCTTCATTCTAGACAACATTGTGACCCAGAAAATGATGGTGGTTCCCGAT TCATGGCCATTTCACCATCCTGTCAACAAAAAGTTTGTGCCTGACTATTATAAGGTGATTGTAAGCCCAATGGATCTGGAGAACATCCGCAAG AACATCTCCAAACACAAATACCAGAACCGAGATGCGTTCCTTTCAGATGTCAGTCTCATTCACGCCAACAGTATCAAGTACAATG GCCCAGACAGTCCTTACACCAAGACAGCTCTGGATATTGTCAATGTGTGCAAGCAAACCTTGGCAGAG TATGATGAGCACTTGACCCAGTTGGAGAAGGACATCTCTACTGCTAAAGAGGCAGCTCTAGATGCAGCTGACTTGGAGAGTCTGGACCCATTGACGCCTGGGCCATACACACCGCAG GGTCGCCACGGCAGAAGACCCGGGGAGGAAGAGTCAGATGTGGACATTGAAGGCTTTGAGGAGGAAGATGATGGCAAACCCAAAACTCCTGCTCCT GCAGAGGATGCAGACAGAGATCTAGAGGacgaagatgatgaagaggacaTGTTGCTGCCGCCTCGCAGACGGGTGCACGaccaagaggaagaggaggaggaggaggaagaggacggaCTATCTAACCGCCCAGCCCAAGCCAGCGTGCTGTACCAGGATCTGCTCATGTCTGACGGAGAGGACGATGCCAGTGAAGAGGAGGGCGACAACCCTTTCTCCT CCATACAGCTGTCGGAGAGTGGGAGCGATTCTGATAGAGAGTTGGATGTGCGACCTGCACCTCCACGGAGAGCTCAAGAGACGGCCCGCATGGGCATGGAGCAAGATGAGAGCATGATGTCATATGAAGGGGACGGGCCTGATGGGCCTCCCATGGAAGACAGCAATGTCAG TTACGGCAGCTATGAGGAGACAGAGAGCCGGAGTCACATGCAGCCCTCTAGCATGGGGAACGGAGAAGACTACGGCATCagcgaagaggaggaggaagatgaagaagatgaaGCACGGAGGAGAGGCCCAGCTGTGCTCTCCCAGGTCCAGCTCAGTGAAGACGAGGAGAGCGAAGAATTCAGATCTATAGGGGGAGACAGCGACATGGACTCTGACAACTAG